Proteins from a single region of Chrysemys picta bellii isolate R12L10 chromosome 9, ASM1138683v2, whole genome shotgun sequence:
- the LOC122172968 gene encoding centrosomal protein of 164 kDa-like — protein MTQELNRRAVEATRREYDQFVQELDRDHQSMSSCLRVKPLEMQRRLEGKRQELLECCRGELRGKDPQKQAALEELKKELDKQMAEFLPRYEQHFKMAAMMEEENRKAVEASRRKYEQFVQQLDRGHQIMRRCLSVKLAEMQRRLEGKRQELLERCRGELRGEDPEKQAALEELKEELDKQMDEFLTAYGQHFKMAEMAEMREKANRGAVEAATREYGLFVKQLDRGHQNMSSCLRVKPLEMQRRQEGKRQELLKRCRGELWGEDPQKQAALEELKQELDKQMDEFLSAYGQRFKVKKAKWLGLYIGLSPAASVRQARARPHWPVPLPISKWLRPIGCPFRRWDGGSKGFWDL, from the exons ATGACACAGGAGTTAAACAGGAGAGCAGTAGAAGCCACCAGGAGGGAATATGACCAATTTGTGCAGGAGCTG GACCGTGACCACCAGAGCATGAGCAGCTGCCTGAGGGTGAAGCCCCTGGAGATGCAGCGACGCCTGGAGGGGAaacgccaggagctgctggagtgctgccggggggagctgcggggcaaggacccccagaaacaggcggccctggaggagctgaagaaggagctggacaagcagatggCGGAGTTCCTGCCGCGATATGAACAGCActttaaa atggcagcgatgatggaggaggaaaacagaaaagcagTAGAAGCCTCCAGGAGGAAATATGAACAATTTGTGCAGCAGCTG GACCGTGGCCACCAGATCATGCGCCGCTGCCTGAGTGTGAAGCTTGCAGAAATGCAGCGACGCCTGGAGGGGAaacgccaggagctgctggagcgctgcCGGGGGGAACTGCGGGGTGAGGACCCCGAGAAACAggcggccctggaggagctgaaggaggagctggacaagcagatggaCGAGTTCCTGACGGCCTATGGGCAGCActttaaa ATGGCGGAGATGGCAGAGATGAGAGAGAAGGCAAACAGAGGAGCAGTAGAAGCTGCCACGAGGGAATATGGACTATTTGTGAAGCAGCTG GACCGTGGCCACCAGAACATGAGCAGCTGTCTGAGAGTGAAGCCCCTGGAGATGCAGCGACGCCAGGAGGGGAAACGCCAGGAGCTGCTGAAACGCTGccggggggagctgtggggcgaggacccccagaaacaggcggccctggaggagctgaagcaggagctggacaagcagatggaCGAGTTCCTGTCGGCCtacgggcagcgctttaaagtgaagaaggccAAGTGGTTGGGCCTGTACATTGGGCTATCGCCAGCTGCCAGCGTGCGCCAGGCACGGGCTCGCCCCCACTGGCCCGTGCCCCTGCCAATCAGCAAATGGCTccggcccattggctgccccttcaggaggtgggatgggggaagcaagggattctgggacttgtag